The following are from one region of the Stigmatella ashevillena genome:
- a CDS encoding HAMP domain-containing sensor histidine kinase, producing the protein MSLRRVLTSIMVVLGLLVLASIGSVAVLTRYFQRMSDGVGLATEGVRLPQDLQAELLNHYRRSVEPSAESPAVQEALISASENRLLLGLDAVTQIALSTEERDLIDGVRQQVYAYFVAEREARRLPTRENLQYTNRALDMAMYSIAFLTYFNVKEARDTEDQAVRWSRNALVGSTALSTLLLLGLAGMLLWMRGAVLRPVIGVSQAMRRFGAGDKETRAPERGPAELREMALTFNEMAATLAQRQEEQLTFLAGVAHDLRNPLAALKMSTALAGSGRNEASPERIQRMLTLVRRQVARLDRMVGDLLDAARIEAGKLELHLEERDAREMARSVVELFEASGQGRELRLSVPELPVPLRCDGTRMEQVLNNLVSNALKYSPTGTRVDVTVSRQQDEALLTVTDRGIGLSAEAKHHLFSPFMRANNARDCAPGAGLGLSVARRIVEAHGGRIEVESQPGQGATFRVRLSLSRPSPPALPWTAGDVVH; encoded by the coding sequence TTGAGTCTTAGACGTGTGCTGACGTCCATCATGGTGGTGTTGGGCTTGCTCGTGCTTGCGTCCATTGGTTCGGTTGCTGTTCTCACCCGGTACTTTCAACGCATGAGTGACGGGGTGGGGCTCGCTACCGAGGGGGTCCGCCTTCCCCAGGATCTGCAGGCGGAACTGCTTAACCACTACAGGCGGAGCGTCGAGCCCTCCGCTGAGTCCCCGGCGGTTCAAGAGGCCCTGATCTCCGCCAGTGAGAACCGGCTCTTGCTGGGACTGGATGCGGTCACGCAGATCGCCCTCTCCACCGAGGAGAGGGATCTCATCGATGGGGTCCGCCAGCAGGTGTACGCCTACTTCGTCGCGGAGAGGGAGGCCCGGCGTCTTCCGACCCGGGAGAACCTTCAGTACACCAACCGGGCGCTGGACATGGCGATGTACAGCATCGCGTTCCTCACCTACTTCAACGTGAAGGAGGCGCGCGACACCGAGGACCAGGCCGTCCGCTGGAGCCGCAACGCGCTCGTGGGAAGCACCGCCCTGAGCACGCTGCTCCTGCTGGGATTGGCGGGGATGCTGTTGTGGATGCGGGGGGCCGTCCTGCGCCCGGTCATCGGGGTCAGTCAGGCCATGCGCCGCTTCGGGGCCGGGGACAAGGAGACGCGTGCCCCGGAGCGAGGGCCGGCCGAGCTGCGCGAGATGGCGCTCACCTTCAATGAGATGGCCGCCACGCTGGCCCAGCGCCAGGAGGAGCAGCTCACGTTCCTGGCGGGCGTGGCCCACGATCTACGCAATCCCCTGGCCGCCCTGAAGATGTCCACGGCCCTCGCGGGTTCCGGACGGAACGAGGCCTCGCCCGAGCGCATCCAGCGCATGCTGACCCTGGTCCGCCGACAGGTGGCGCGGCTGGACCGGATGGTGGGGGACCTGCTCGATGCCGCGCGCATCGAGGCGGGCAAGCTGGAGTTGCACCTGGAGGAGCGCGATGCCCGGGAGATGGCGCGCTCGGTGGTGGAGCTGTTCGAGGCCAGCGGGCAGGGCCGCGAGCTGCGCCTGTCCGTGCCCGAGCTGCCCGTGCCCCTGCGCTGCGATGGCACCCGGATGGAGCAGGTGCTCAACAACCTGGTCAGCAATGCCCTGAAATACTCCCCCACGGGCACCCGCGTGGACGTGACGGTGTCCCGGCAGCAGGACGAGGCGCTCCTGACCGTGACGGACCGGGGCATTGGCCTGTCCGCCGAAGCGAAGCACCACCTCTTCTCACCCTTCATGAGGGCCAACAATGCCCGGGATTGTGCGCCCGGGGCGGGCCTGGGGCTCTCCGTGGCACGGCGCATCGTGGAGGCCCATGGGGGACGCATCGAGGTGGAGAGTCAGCCCGGCCAGGGGGCCACGTTCCGCGTCCGTCTCTCGCTCAGTCGCCCGAGCCCGCCCGCCTTGCCGTGGACGGCCGGAGACGTGGTGCACTGA
- a CDS encoding thioredoxin family protein, which yields MFRCPACGALNRISQPSPSGTPLCGRCRGTLDLSGKPQAVNGEGLSRAVVSSPIPVLLDLWAPWCAPCRAAAPLLDSLGKASAGRLLVLKLNTEEHPEAASSLEVHGIPCFVLYANGREVARRSGLMPAAEMNRWITESLGGSAGMRL from the coding sequence ATGTTCCGATGTCCAGCCTGTGGCGCGTTGAACCGAATCTCCCAGCCCTCCCCCTCGGGGACCCCCTTGTGCGGGCGGTGCCGCGGCACGCTCGACCTCTCGGGCAAGCCCCAGGCGGTGAATGGCGAGGGCCTTTCTCGCGCGGTGGTCTCCTCCCCCATCCCGGTGCTCCTGGACCTGTGGGCGCCCTGGTGTGCGCCGTGCCGTGCCGCCGCTCCCCTCCTGGACTCCCTGGGCAAGGCGTCCGCGGGCCGACTGCTCGTCCTCAAGCTGAACACGGAGGAGCACCCCGAGGCGGCCTCCTCGCTGGAGGTGCACGGCATTCCCTGTTTCGTCCTCTACGCGAACGGACGGGAGGTGGCCCGCCGCAGCGGGCTCATGCCGGCCGCGGAGATGAACCGGTGGATCACCGAATCCCTGGGTGGCAGCGCGGGGATGCGGCTGTAG
- the rpsD gene encoding 30S ribosomal protein S4, which yields MARYTGPRGRRARRLFVALTHLSTKDPDKDPSLRRPYPPGQHGPTQKTKMTDYGLRMMEKQKLKLSYELLEKQCRRYVDRAKRSGSNATQVLITLIESRFDAMVLRAGYATSIRQARQFVRHGYFTVDGKKANLPGMEFKPGTTVELRERFRQHPLVLQVREKTAHRGLPAHVALLEGGKGFRVLTRPEDVDPPVALDLAKIIEFYA from the coding sequence ATGGCTCGCTACACAGGTCCTCGCGGCCGCCGCGCCCGCCGGCTGTTCGTGGCACTCACGCATCTGTCCACGAAGGATCCCGACAAGGATCCGTCCTTGCGGCGTCCGTACCCGCCGGGCCAGCACGGGCCGACCCAGAAGACCAAGATGACGGACTACGGGCTGCGGATGATGGAGAAGCAGAAGCTCAAGCTGTCGTACGAGCTGCTCGAGAAGCAGTGCCGCCGGTACGTGGATCGCGCCAAGCGCAGCGGCTCCAACGCGACCCAGGTGCTCATCACCCTCATCGAGTCCCGGTTCGACGCCATGGTGCTGCGCGCCGGCTATGCCACCAGCATCCGCCAGGCGCGGCAGTTCGTGCGCCACGGCTACTTCACCGTGGACGGCAAGAAGGCGAACCTGCCCGGTATGGAGTTCAAGCCCGGCACGACCGTGGAGCTTCGAGAGCGGTTCCGCCAGCACCCGCTGGTGCTCCAGGTCCGCGAGAAGACCGCGCACCGGGGCCTGCCCGCGCATGTGGCGCTGCTCGAAGGCGGCAAGGGGTTCCGCGTGCTCACCCGGCCCGAGGACGTCGATCCTCCCGTGGCGCTGGACCTCGCGAAAATCATCGAGTTCTACGCGTAG
- a CDS encoding RNA polymerase sigma factor yields MSIDVEAYYRRYGPQVLRRCRFLLRDEEKAVDAMHDVFVQLLRHQDRLKNSAPSSLLHQIATRECLNRLRGARRRPEDREDELVLRIASSGDTEARTVARGLLSRLFGQVPASSRDIAVLHLVDGMTLEETAREVGLSVSGVRKRLRALSSVLQELEAA; encoded by the coding sequence GTGTCGATCGACGTGGAGGCCTACTACCGGCGTTACGGGCCCCAGGTGCTACGGCGCTGCCGCTTCCTCCTGCGAGACGAGGAGAAGGCGGTGGATGCCATGCACGATGTGTTCGTTCAGCTCCTGCGCCATCAGGACCGCTTGAAGAACAGCGCTCCGTCGAGCCTGTTGCACCAGATCGCCACGCGGGAGTGCCTCAACCGGCTGCGCGGGGCCCGCCGCCGCCCCGAGGACCGCGAGGACGAGCTGGTGCTGCGCATCGCCTCCTCCGGAGATACCGAGGCGAGGACGGTGGCGCGGGGGCTGCTGAGCCGGCTCTTTGGCCAGGTGCCTGCCTCCAGCCGGGACATCGCCGTGCTGCACCTGGTGGATGGAATGACGCTGGAGGAGACCGCCCGCGAGGTGGGGCTGTCCGTCTCCGGGGTGCGCAAGCGCCTCCGGGCCCTCTCGTCGGTGTTGCAGGAACTGGAGGCCGCATGA
- a CDS encoding ActD-like protein, with amino-acid sequence MKTPHRTPDWLLERIALGELPPDELAAARARLAQEPDGAARLAALEEDNRLTLEQRPPALVAREVEARAARSERLDPLREKAHPWRPLMPALAFVPVLAVVFLMVRPGPRPPDAEPIAEVTRTKGLTPQLGLHRLGAAGPEPLADGARAAVHDVVQVSYVAAGNRYGAILSLDGRGAVTLHAPEDGLNAWALAPSGTHALSRAYELDDAPAFERFIFVASDSPFPLEGILVSARELAASNEARTAPLPLPAGFRQVSFTLEKNSP; translated from the coding sequence ATGAAAACCCCTCACCGCACCCCGGACTGGCTGCTGGAGCGCATCGCCCTGGGAGAGCTGCCCCCGGACGAGCTGGCCGCCGCGCGCGCTCGGCTGGCGCAGGAACCCGATGGCGCGGCCCGGTTGGCCGCGCTCGAAGAGGACAACCGGCTCACCTTGGAGCAGCGCCCCCCCGCCCTTGTGGCGCGCGAGGTGGAGGCCCGGGCCGCCCGTTCCGAGCGCCTGGATCCCCTGCGGGAGAAGGCGCATCCCTGGCGCCCTCTGATGCCGGCCCTGGCCTTCGTGCCGGTGCTGGCCGTGGTCTTCCTGATGGTGCGTCCCGGCCCACGGCCGCCCGACGCCGAGCCCATCGCCGAGGTGACACGCACCAAGGGCCTGACGCCCCAACTCGGCCTTCACCGCCTGGGTGCGGCCGGTCCGGAGCCTCTCGCCGATGGCGCCCGCGCCGCCGTCCATGACGTGGTGCAGGTCTCTTATGTGGCGGCGGGCAACCGCTATGGCGCCATCCTCTCCCTGGATGGACGGGGCGCCGTCACCCTCCATGCCCCCGAGGACGGCCTGAACGCATGGGCGCTCGCGCCTTCCGGGACCCATGCGCTGTCGCGGGCCTACGAACTCGATGACGCGCCCGCCTTCGAGCGGTTCATCTTCGTCGCCTCGGACAGCCCGTTCCCCCTGGAGGGGATCCTCGTCAGCGCCCGGGAACTCGCCGCGTCGAACGAGGCCCGCACCGCGCCGCTCCCGCTCCCCGCCGGTTTCCGTCAGGTCTCCTTTACTCTGGAAAAGAACTCACCATGA
- a CDS encoding caspase family protein, which translates to MIRVLLLLAVLAAPMAHGEAPSRVRRLALLVGVNDGGPGRARLRYAASDAQSFARVLGELGGVTPADRVMLLETGRDGLLEGFTRLKALAESARASGAHRVEVLLYYSGHSDDEGLLLQGERMDYGELRRALGTLPADVRIAVLDSCASGAFARRKGGSPRPAFLVDSGVQVKGQAILTSSSEDEASQESDRLGGSFFTHHLVSGLRGAADVTRDGRVTLNEAYQFAFNETLARTERTQGGAQHPAYDIEMAGTGDLVMTDLRATSAGLILTEALEGRLYVRDESGALVVELMKTAGRPAELGLAPGRYRVRRELGGGMSEATLVLTEGKSTPLAAAHFSSVLSEATVSRGGPVGAEAEVTSTGLARRRVPFNASLVPGVSFNALVAGEAPVENAFALGVVNDGTALHGAALGLGANVYGEEVRGFSAAVGMNMAGGKTRGVQASVGLNISGEALNGMQAAVGGNWAGGSVEVGQLAAGVNVAMGSVSGVQGSAGVNVAAGDFRGAQATAGVNVTRGAFRGLQLASGINMTQKGFHGAQVATGVNWAGGALSGVQVSSGFNRAQGVSGLQVGLLNVGGDVTGAQVGLVNIGGVVKGSQVGLLNVAKEVHGVPLGLLSIVKEGQRHVEFWSSDIQLTNVGVKLGSKYVYSTLVAGIGPDDRFQRFSLGLGVGVHLPLTSRFWVDVDTVASGVHSREEPFEGETLLTQARVMAGFQIFSHFAVFAGPTYNAYFAFSPEGPQSITTMKVSKHKLGSDGTVQHWPGLQLGLRI; encoded by the coding sequence ATGATCCGCGTTCTCCTGTTGTTGGCAGTGCTGGCGGCGCCCATGGCTCATGGAGAGGCGCCCTCCCGGGTGCGCCGCCTGGCGCTGCTGGTGGGCGTCAACGATGGGGGGCCTGGGCGCGCGCGCCTGCGCTATGCCGCCTCGGATGCCCAGTCCTTCGCCCGGGTGCTGGGAGAGCTGGGCGGCGTCACTCCCGCGGACCGGGTGATGTTGTTGGAGACGGGGCGCGACGGGCTGCTGGAGGGGTTCACCCGCTTGAAAGCCCTGGCCGAGTCCGCCCGGGCCTCGGGGGCGCACCGGGTGGAAGTGCTCCTGTATTACTCGGGGCACTCGGATGACGAGGGGCTGCTGCTCCAGGGCGAGCGCATGGACTATGGCGAGCTGCGCCGCGCGCTGGGGACGCTGCCCGCGGACGTGCGCATCGCGGTGCTGGATTCGTGTGCCTCGGGGGCCTTCGCGCGCCGCAAGGGCGGCTCCCCCCGGCCGGCCTTCCTGGTGGACTCGGGCGTCCAAGTGAAGGGTCAGGCCATCCTCACCTCGTCCAGCGAGGACGAGGCCTCCCAGGAGTCGGATCGGTTGGGGGGCTCTTTCTTCACCCACCACCTCGTCTCCGGGCTGCGAGGGGCGGCGGATGTGACGCGGGATGGGCGGGTGACGCTCAACGAGGCCTACCAGTTCGCCTTCAACGAGACGCTGGCGCGCACCGAGCGCACCCAGGGCGGTGCCCAGCACCCGGCCTATGACATCGAGATGGCGGGCACGGGCGACTTGGTGATGACCGACCTGCGCGCCACGTCGGCGGGGCTGATCCTGACGGAGGCGCTGGAGGGACGCCTCTACGTGCGCGACGAGTCGGGCGCGCTGGTGGTGGAGTTGATGAAGACGGCGGGCCGGCCCGCGGAGCTGGGGCTGGCCCCCGGCCGCTACCGGGTGCGGCGTGAGCTGGGAGGGGGCATGTCCGAGGCCACCCTCGTGCTCACAGAGGGCAAGAGCACGCCGCTGGCGGCGGCCCACTTCAGCTCGGTGCTGAGCGAGGCCACGGTGTCACGCGGAGGCCCTGTGGGGGCCGAGGCCGAAGTCACCAGCACCGGGCTGGCGCGCAGGCGCGTGCCATTCAACGCCAGCCTTGTTCCCGGGGTGAGCTTCAACGCGCTGGTGGCGGGCGAGGCGCCGGTGGAGAACGCCTTTGCGCTGGGGGTGGTCAACGACGGCACGGCCCTGCATGGCGCGGCCCTGGGGCTGGGGGCCAATGTGTATGGCGAAGAGGTGAGGGGGTTCTCGGCGGCGGTGGGCATGAACATGGCGGGCGGCAAGACGCGGGGCGTCCAGGCCTCCGTGGGCCTCAACATTTCGGGCGAGGCATTGAACGGAATGCAGGCGGCGGTGGGAGGGAACTGGGCGGGGGGGAGCGTGGAGGTGGGGCAGCTCGCTGCCGGGGTGAACGTGGCGATGGGGAGCGTCTCCGGGGTGCAGGGATCCGCGGGGGTGAACGTGGCCGCGGGAGACTTCCGGGGAGCGCAGGCCACGGCCGGGGTGAACGTGACGCGGGGGGCCTTCCGGGGCCTCCAGTTGGCGTCGGGGATCAACATGACGCAGAAGGGCTTCCACGGTGCTCAGGTCGCGACGGGGGTGAACTGGGCCGGGGGCGCTCTGTCCGGTGTGCAGGTGAGCTCGGGCTTCAACCGCGCGCAGGGTGTCTCGGGCTTGCAGGTGGGGCTGCTCAACGTGGGCGGCGATGTGACGGGCGCTCAGGTGGGGCTCGTCAACATCGGCGGGGTGGTGAAGGGCAGCCAGGTGGGGTTGCTCAACGTGGCCAAGGAGGTCCACGGTGTGCCGCTGGGGCTGCTCTCCATCGTGAAGGAGGGCCAGCGCCACGTGGAGTTCTGGTCGAGCGACATCCAGCTCACCAACGTGGGGGTGAAGCTCGGCAGCAAGTACGTCTACTCCACGCTGGTGGCGGGCATCGGGCCGGATGACCGGTTCCAGCGCTTCAGCCTGGGGCTGGGGGTGGGGGTGCACCTTCCCCTGACGTCGCGCTTCTGGGTGGATGTGGACACGGTGGCCAGCGGCGTCCACAGCCGGGAGGAACCCTTCGAGGGAGAGACCCTTCTGACGCAGGCGCGGGTGATGGCCGGCTTCCAGATCTTCTCGCACTTCGCCGTGTTCGCCGGGCCCACGTACAACGCCTACTTCGCGTTCTCGCCGGAGGGCCCGCAGTCCATCACCACGATGAAGGTGTCCAAGCACAAACTGGGGAGCGATGGCACGGTGCAGCATTGGCCGGGCTTGCAGCTCGGCCTGCGCATCTGA
- a CDS encoding DUF6748 domain-containing protein, translating into MSTSPLLLSALCLGLVTGCARSASPESSPMTPSPKSSAPSESASEDSAGTAQDKPQTYLVRDSGIRCFAPPCPSFLAVPAGKSDKEGIQIHEVDFSAVVATQEKKDDLMSAAGSKSGLKVEAVISRLKNAGPGGDASVLNVRRVFE; encoded by the coding sequence TTGAGCACCTCTCCCCTGCTGCTGTCCGCGCTGTGCCTCGGCCTGGTGACCGGGTGCGCTCGCTCAGCCTCACCCGAGTCCTCCCCGATGACCCCTTCTCCGAAGTCTTCCGCCCCGTCCGAGAGCGCCTCGGAGGATTCCGCTGGCACCGCGCAGGACAAGCCGCAGACCTACCTCGTGCGGGACAGTGGCATCCGCTGCTTCGCGCCCCCGTGCCCCTCGTTCCTGGCGGTGCCCGCGGGCAAGTCCGACAAGGAGGGGATCCAGATCCACGAGGTGGACTTCTCGGCGGTGGTCGCCACCCAGGAGAAGAAGGACGATTTGATGTCGGCGGCGGGCAGCAAGAGCGGCCTGAAGGTGGAGGCCGTCATCTCCCGGCTCAAGAACGCCGGGCCGGGCGGAGATGCCTCGGTGCTGAACGTGCGGCGGGTGTTCGAGTAA
- the dnaN gene encoding DNA polymerase III subunit beta, translating into MEFRIAADELKKALYRAQGIVERKTTMPILANVLVNATKSGVTVTAFDLDIGIVSEHPAEVSKPGAVTLNAKYIFDIVQNLPDAQVTLKKLANNYVDIASGSAHFKIVGMAAEEYPKLPKEENAPLVQVSGNTLLEMIKKTQFAISSDETRYILNGVYFEPQSGGKVRMVATDGHRLALIERELNGDFKLKSGVIIPRKGLMELKRLLDEAPDAECHLGFAENSALFKKPGLTMVMRLIDGQFPEYQRVIPKEGEKVVLVSKVRFLEGLKRIALLSADKSYAVRIGLEQNKLLITSNNPDLGEARDALEIAYRGGDITIGFNARYLIDVLTVTETDEVSFELGDEHSPGVLHAPGDRSFTAVVMPMRV; encoded by the coding sequence ATGGAATTCCGCATCGCCGCCGATGAGCTGAAGAAAGCCCTCTACCGTGCCCAGGGCATCGTGGAGCGCAAGACGACGATGCCCATCCTCGCCAACGTGCTCGTGAATGCCACCAAGAGCGGCGTCACCGTCACCGCGTTCGATTTGGACATCGGCATCGTCTCCGAGCACCCCGCCGAGGTCTCCAAGCCGGGCGCCGTCACGTTGAACGCCAAGTACATCTTCGACATCGTCCAGAACCTTCCGGACGCGCAGGTGACGCTCAAGAAGCTGGCCAACAACTACGTGGACATCGCCAGCGGCTCGGCGCACTTCAAGATCGTCGGCATGGCCGCCGAGGAGTACCCCAAGCTGCCCAAGGAGGAGAACGCGCCCCTGGTGCAGGTCTCCGGCAACACGCTGCTGGAGATGATCAAGAAGACGCAGTTCGCCATCTCCTCGGACGAGACGCGCTACATCCTCAACGGCGTCTATTTCGAGCCCCAGTCCGGCGGCAAGGTGCGCATGGTGGCCACGGATGGGCACCGGCTGGCGCTCATCGAGCGGGAGCTGAACGGGGACTTCAAGCTCAAGAGCGGGGTCATCATCCCGCGCAAGGGCCTGATGGAGCTCAAGCGCCTGTTGGACGAGGCGCCCGATGCGGAGTGCCACCTGGGCTTCGCGGAGAACTCGGCGCTCTTCAAGAAGCCGGGCCTCACCATGGTGATGCGCCTGATCGACGGCCAGTTCCCCGAGTACCAGCGCGTCATCCCCAAGGAGGGCGAGAAGGTGGTGCTGGTCTCCAAGGTGCGCTTCCTGGAGGGGCTCAAGCGCATTGCCCTGTTGTCGGCGGACAAGAGCTACGCGGTGCGCATTGGGCTGGAGCAGAACAAGCTGCTCATCACCTCCAACAACCCGGACTTGGGCGAGGCGCGCGATGCGCTGGAGATCGCCTACCGGGGCGGGGACATCACCATCGGCTTCAACGCGCGCTACCTCATCGACGTGCTCACGGTGACCGAGACGGACGAGGTCTCCTTCGAGCTGGGGGATGAGCACAGCCCTGGAGTGCTCCACGCGCCGGGAGACCGCAGCTTCACCGCTGTCGTCATGCCCATGCGCGTTTGA
- a CDS encoding imm11 family protein, with protein MLAERAPEDVQLLPVDVEDQPDQYLVLVATRLIRCIDETASRIRLWPHESGLPEMADQYASVRDMRIDKARVSGARVFRCEGWVGPLIVSEEIKDALEHLGATGTRFEEV; from the coding sequence ATGCTCGCGGAGCGGGCGCCTGAGGATGTGCAACTCCTCCCCGTGGACGTGGAGGATCAACCCGATCAGTACCTTGTCCTCGTGGCAACCCGTCTCATTCGCTGTATCGACGAGACAGCGTCGCGGATCCGGCTCTGGCCCCACGAAAGCGGCCTCCCGGAGATGGCTGACCAGTACGCCTCCGTGCGTGACATGCGCATCGACAAGGCACGGGTGAGCGGAGCCAGGGTGTTTCGCTGCGAAGGATGGGTGGGCCCCCTGATCGTCTCCGAGGAGATCAAGGATGCTTTGGAGCACTTGGGCGCCACGGGGACGCGATTCGAGGAGGTTTAG
- a CDS encoding serine/threonine protein kinase yields MTADALHPDHLQPGQCVGSWRILETLGSGGFGRTFKVESEGALFSLKMALRPASEDKEVEGRAAHEAATLMANTSHPNLLRLYALGRWPHPSTGYLYFVTEYVEGENFNDWRARTRPTAAQLVDIFLAVVLAVVELHRRKLLHRDLTGANIVIRKGDNKPFFIDLGSVWLPGSSTLTEKLPPSMAHALPPECVTFLRRSAEEEGEHFDAGVAGDLYQLGVLMFEALTEHHPFDPKKLPAAELLVAIETLVPRPPHYINPDVPEPLSRIVMRLLEKRPEDRYETAAALHQALWDAAKERKNSAWKVPLALPESGPAPLTQEEVEKRKVLQQESERRAQKARQEEAEALSDRQALEKIYTAAQEFEVQLQSLDDAHARRKKRRWKMAAGVGVVLLSLSFFAAWRMSLSPTPASNAESEKGSSLVSTLNNSRSLKAVAAWLCVTFSVGCPAAQVRPLPEDCPQEAVQSMVEMNLRKTDYRVIIDINQPGKNTQEGIYHEGKIISRVVKYARTGPLPDGTLLYGQLWTEGLLKYREEAVYGRYTEALLPDGRRIPICFVLGDLSGLTIKNPGSKPGQARLPREWSVLAVDYWP; encoded by the coding sequence ATGACGGCCGATGCTCTTCATCCGGATCACCTCCAGCCAGGACAATGCGTGGGCTCTTGGCGCATTCTGGAAACGCTGGGGAGCGGTGGCTTTGGCCGCACCTTCAAGGTTGAAAGCGAGGGGGCGCTGTTCTCCCTGAAGATGGCGTTGCGCCCGGCCTCGGAGGACAAGGAAGTAGAGGGACGTGCGGCCCACGAAGCCGCCACCCTCATGGCCAATACCAGCCACCCCAACCTGCTCCGCCTGTACGCGCTGGGCCGCTGGCCCCACCCCAGTACCGGCTACCTCTACTTCGTCACCGAGTACGTCGAGGGCGAAAACTTCAACGATTGGCGTGCGCGCACACGTCCTACCGCGGCGCAACTCGTGGACATCTTCCTGGCGGTGGTGCTCGCGGTGGTGGAACTGCACCGGCGCAAGCTTCTGCACCGCGACCTCACCGGCGCCAATATCGTCATCCGCAAGGGGGACAACAAACCCTTCTTCATCGACTTGGGCAGCGTGTGGCTGCCGGGCTCTTCCACCCTCACGGAGAAGCTGCCGCCCAGCATGGCCCATGCGCTGCCGCCTGAGTGCGTCACCTTCCTGCGGCGCAGTGCCGAGGAGGAGGGCGAGCACTTCGACGCGGGCGTCGCGGGCGACCTGTACCAGTTGGGGGTGCTCATGTTCGAAGCGCTCACGGAGCACCACCCCTTCGACCCCAAGAAGCTCCCTGCTGCCGAACTCCTGGTTGCCATCGAGACGCTCGTCCCCCGCCCTCCGCACTATATCAACCCGGATGTTCCCGAGCCGCTGAGCCGCATTGTCATGCGGTTGCTGGAGAAGCGGCCGGAGGATCGATATGAGACCGCTGCGGCCCTTCATCAAGCGCTCTGGGATGCCGCCAAGGAGCGGAAGAACTCGGCCTGGAAGGTGCCGCTGGCGCTTCCAGAGAGCGGGCCGGCGCCCCTCACCCAGGAGGAAGTGGAGAAGCGGAAGGTTCTGCAGCAAGAGTCCGAGCGCAGAGCCCAAAAAGCGCGGCAGGAGGAGGCCGAAGCGCTCTCCGACAGACAGGCGCTGGAGAAGATCTACACCGCTGCTCAGGAGTTCGAAGTACAGCTTCAATCCCTGGATGACGCTCACGCTCGACGCAAAAAACGGCGCTGGAAGATGGCTGCTGGGGTAGGGGTGGTCCTCCTAAGCCTCTCGTTCTTCGCCGCGTGGCGGATGTCGCTCAGTCCCACCCCGGCTTCGAACGCCGAATCCGAGAAAGGAAGCTCGCTCGTGTCCACCCTCAACAACTCTCGCTCCCTCAAGGCTGTGGCCGCCTGGCTGTGCGTCACCTTCAGCGTCGGTTGCCCAGCGGCCCAAGTGCGCCCCCTCCCAGAGGACTGTCCCCAGGAGGCTGTCCAGAGCATGGTGGAAATGAACCTCCGTAAGACAGACTACCGCGTCATCATTGATATCAATCAGCCCGGTAAGAATACGCAGGAGGGCATCTATCATGAGGGGAAAATCATCAGCCGGGTGGTGAAGTACGCAAGGACAGGCCCCCTGCCCGACGGCACCCTTCTTTACGGACAGCTTTGGACGGAGGGACTTCTCAAATACAGGGAGGAGGCCGTCTATGGCCGCTACACCGAAGCCCTGTTGCCGGATGGGCGCCGCATTCCTATCTGCTTTGTACTCGGCGACCTGAGTGGGCTCACGATCAAGAACCCAGGATCCAAGCCGGGTCAGGCCCGCCTTCCACGGGAGTGGAGTGTCCTGGCTGTTGATTACTGGCCGTAA
- a CDS encoding DUF2381 family protein: MVLPTPWLPLTLCLLVAGTAAAQAPVRQRQDRRASLPTTDSEPVPELYVATGNLTTVAFNGPLDRASLVVDRTRFKWVDVGDRLLTLEPFTDLGPGERLILQVGFRDKALPTKAILAVLSKADVMDGKLEVDRRANTPEALLAALTQKEAELEELKARSAGSGPASLVLSKWLTKTTTPVVLTVSLETAEASGMEITESIGYEGTFSTLVAIGLRNLHAKLVWTLGQARFTGPQGASAKVLSAQMKPVQLAPGEEGLLVVEVVAPKWEVGKVFAVELVDASGQRRLSFNLSTK; this comes from the coding sequence TTGGTCCTACCCACGCCCTGGCTACCCCTCACCCTGTGCTTGTTGGTGGCAGGTACCGCTGCTGCTCAGGCGCCCGTCCGCCAACGCCAGGACCGGCGCGCTTCGCTGCCCACCACTGACTCCGAACCCGTGCCTGAACTGTACGTGGCCACGGGCAACCTCACCACGGTGGCCTTCAATGGCCCCCTGGACCGGGCCAGCCTGGTGGTGGACCGGACACGCTTCAAATGGGTGGACGTTGGCGACCGCCTCCTCACCCTGGAGCCCTTCACGGACCTCGGCCCGGGCGAACGGCTCATCTTGCAAGTCGGCTTCAGAGACAAGGCCCTGCCCACCAAGGCCATCCTCGCCGTCCTCTCCAAGGCGGACGTGATGGACGGCAAGTTGGAGGTGGATCGGCGGGCAAACACCCCCGAGGCGCTGCTGGCGGCCCTCACGCAGAAGGAGGCGGAGTTGGAGGAACTCAAGGCCCGGTCCGCAGGCAGTGGCCCCGCGAGCCTCGTCCTCTCCAAGTGGCTCACGAAAACCACAACGCCCGTGGTGCTGACCGTCTCGCTAGAGACGGCAGAGGCCAGCGGCATGGAGATCACTGAAAGCATCGGCTACGAAGGAACGTTCTCCACCTTGGTGGCCATCGGATTGCGGAATCTACATGCGAAGCTTGTATGGACACTGGGACAGGCCCGCTTCACTGGGCCTCAAGGCGCTTCGGCGAAGGTGCTTTCTGCGCAGATGAAGCCTGTGCAACTGGCTCCGGGGGAAGAGGGGTTACTGGTGGTGGAAGTGGTGGCACCCAAGTGGGAGGTCGGCAAAGTCTTTGCCGTGGAACTCGTGGACGCCAGCGGCCAGCGGCGCCTTTCCTTCAACCTATCGACGAAGTAG